Below is a genomic region from Hyalangium minutum.
AGCGGCCCACTCGACGATCCGGCCCAGCCAGCTCTGGCGCAGGAAGAACGCCGCGTGCCACTCGAGGTTCCAGTAGATGGCCGCGCGGTAGAGCCACGCCACCCCGGGCAGGCGCGCGAAGAGCCGGCGCCGCGACTCGCTGAAGAACGTGTTGAGCCGGGGAAGGATCCACGGAGGCGTGCGCTGGAAGAGGTAGAGCTTTCGCGCCCGGGCCGCGAGCGACGGCACGAACTGGATGGCGCTCGCCCCGGTGCCAATCACCGCCACCACCTTGTCCGTGAGCTCCGCGTCGTGCCTCCAGCAGGCCGAGTGAAACGCCGTCCCCTGGAAGCTCTCGCGGCCCGGGATGGCCGGGTACGCAGGGAGGTGCAGCGCCCCATTGCCGAGCACCAGCGCCCGCGCCCGGATGCGCTGTCCGTCCTTCATGTGCACGGACCACGTGCCCCGGGCCTCATCGAACTCGGCGCCCGTCACCTCGGCGTGGAAGCGGATGTGCGGGAGGATCTCGTACTTGCGCGCGCAGTGCCGCAGGTACTCGAGGATCTCGGCCTGCGGAGCATACACTTGGCTCCACGCAGGGTTCGGCTCGAACGAGAAGGAGTAGAGGTGGGCGGGGACGTCACAGGCCGCGCCGGGATAGGTGTTCTCCCGCCACGTGCCGCCGACCTCGCCCGCCTTCTCCAGGAGCAGGAACGAATCGATTCCCGCCCGCTTCAACTGAATCGCCATCCCCAGCCCGGAGAACCCGGTGCCGACGATGGCGACCTCGACTTCGGAATCCATCATCCTTCCAGACTATCCACGAAGCCCCGGAGGCTCGATGGACCCAAAGAGGCAGCCCCGAGGCTGCCTCCCGGCCAATCACCTGCCCTTACTGCGTGCAGCAGAGCAGCGCGTTGGGCTGGCCCGCGGGCGTGCGGCTCACGCCGGCCGCGTAGCGGCCCACACCGCACTCCCCCTTGAAGCCGGCGGAGTCCCAGTTACCCGAGTCGGTCGACTGGCGGTTGTCCGCGCTGCCGAAGGCCACCGTCTCGCAGGTCCGGCCCTGCGCCGACAGCGTCTGCGGGCAGCAGAGGATGTGGCTGAGCTTGCGGTCCAGAGACTGGGCCACACCGGCCACGTACTCGGCGGGGGCGCACTCGGCGCGCCTGTTGCC
It encodes:
- a CDS encoding flavin-containing monooxygenase, whose amino-acid sequence is MMDSEVEVAIVGTGFSGLGMAIQLKRAGIDSFLLLEKAGEVGGTWRENTYPGAACDVPAHLYSFSFEPNPAWSQVYAPQAEILEYLRHCARKYEILPHIRFHAEVTGAEFDEARGTWSVHMKDGQRIRARALVLGNGALHLPAYPAIPGRESFQGTAFHSACWRHDAELTDKVVAVIGTGASAIQFVPSLAARARKLYLFQRTPPWILPRLNTFFSESRRRLFARLPGVAWLYRAAIYWNLEWHAAFFLRQSWLGRIVEWAARRHLAASVSDPKLRGLLTPNYRLGCKRVLTSDDYYPALQRPNVELVCEGIESIGPRGVRTRDGVEREVDAIVYGTGFEVTRYLARIRIVGREGRELNKVWRGAPSTYLGITVSGFPNLFLMMGPNTGLGHNSMVFMLEAQARYALQAIQQLRARSLRWLDVRSEVQAGFYEEVQHKLRRSVWQSGGCRSWYQTPSGHNSAIWPGFTFDYWRRTRRLRLSDYAQSS